From one Pristis pectinata isolate sPriPec2 chromosome 14, sPriPec2.1.pri, whole genome shotgun sequence genomic stretch:
- the LOC127577900 gene encoding LOW QUALITY PROTEIN: nuclear receptor-interacting protein 3-like (The sequence of the model RefSeq protein was modified relative to this genomic sequence to represent the inferred CDS: deleted 2 bases in 1 codon): MFYSDILRESRQQQMDIREAASLRQQRRMKQAVQFLHKDSADLLPLDGLKKLGTSKETQPHNILQRRLLESNLSKLRANNRGTWPSNNSFSVQTKSFHQIKQEFHRRTHDDDLIFVCCKCAGLEMKLQIDTGSRYNLISSACVDKLGLKELVKADKNEWKKWECLLLLKVYCQMDNIAISIGQAEYKCSAVVVDDDKKILSIGLQTLRSLKCIIDLEKQYLILGEKEKEEIPFLDIDSSFYADGSS, encoded by the exons ATGTTCTACTCTGACATTCTGAGAGAAAGCCGACAGCAGCAGATGGATATCCGAGAGGCTGCCTCTCTGCGCCAGCAGAGGCGAATGAAACAAGCCGTTCAGTTCCTCCATAAAGACTCGGCGGACTTGCTACCCCTGGACGGCCTCAAAAAACTGGGCACCTCCAAAGAAACC caACCACATAACATTTTGCAGAGACGTTTATTAGAAAGCAACTTGTCAAAACTTCGAGCCAACAATCGAGGGACATGGCCTTCTAATAATTCATTTTCGGTGCAGACCAAGAGTTTTCATCAGATTAAACAAGAATTTCACAGAAGAACACATGATGATGATCTGATATTTGTGTGTTGCAAG TGTGCTGGATTAGAGATGAAATTACAGATTGACACTGGCTCTCGATATAATCTCATTTCATCTGCCTGTGTGGATAAACTAGG GCTGAAGGAACTTGTGAAAGCAGACAAGAATGAA TGGAAAAAATGGGAATGCCTTTTACTTTTGAAGGTTTATTGCCAAATGGACAATATTGCAATCTCTATAGGACAAGCTGAATATAAGTGTTCAGCAGTTGTGGTGG ATGATGATAAGAAAATTCTCTCTATTGGATTGCAGACATTGAGATCATTGAAG TGCATAATAGACTTGGAAAAACAATATTTAATTCTtggggagaaggagaaagaggagaTTCCATTTCTGGATATTGACAGCAGTTTTTATGCAGATGG CTCTTCTTAA